In the Mytilus galloprovincialis chromosome 10, xbMytGall1.hap1.1, whole genome shotgun sequence genome, one interval contains:
- the LOC143049463 gene encoding uncharacterized protein LOC143049463, whose translation MLKGFKKSPAPAACPAPKVRQFRGERRSSRRKSMVFFPEAADIVQEKQESTDMSSGEDSCDQYVPPPSADDYSSDDSAVESPSDEEAPPAKKRKEVSNEEKDLLDSSAKGFVARTIAEFEASSAGTDVPAVAADVPAEESETDTDEADDP comes from the exons ATGTTGAAGGGTTTCAAGAAGTCGCCGGCGCCAGCAGCTTGCCCAGCCCCGAAGGTTCGCCAGTTTAGGGGGGAGAGGAGATCGTCCAGGAGGAAGTCTATGGTGTTTTTCCCAGAGGCAGCTGACATCGTACAGGAGAAGCAGG agtcAACAGACATGTCATCAGGGGAGGACTCCTGTGACCAGTATGTCCCGCCACCCAGCGCTGATGACTACTCATCGGACGATAGCG CGGTAGAAAGTCCTTCGGACGAGGAGGCACCTCCTGCCAAGAAGAGGAAGGAGGTTTCAAATGAGGAGAAGGACCTGTTAG ATTCTTCGGCTAAGGGGTTTGTCGCCCGCACTATTGCGGAGTTTGAGGCCAGTTCCGCTGGAACTGATGTTCCAGCTGTTGCTGCTGACGTGCCAGCGGAGGAGTCGGAGACTGACACTGATGAAGCTGATGACCCATAG